A region from the Actinomycetes bacterium genome encodes:
- a CDS encoding acyl-CoA synthetase has translation MTSEEGQGWEIHLPPGVDPDSLDLLAEGSLPAAWRRRAEAAPGRPSLWDAGRGWTTQAGLQEASRLVAGRLHRAGLRPGDRVLCSAGPSLALVEAYVGLLRLGAVAVPVNTAYTEREIAHIVGDAEPRAAVMDDGERAAWARRAAGGDLLTLAPEVDLPAGDPPDLDAAGPGEPALLCYTSGTTGAPKGAVLSHANLLAGAEALRLAWRWTEEDRLLLALPLFHVHGLCVGLHGTLLAGASAALLPRFTAHGMLDAAREHAPTLFFGVPTMYTRLAASPRVGELARLRLCVSGSAPLPPTVSERLAEHGGQCILERYGMTETLMNVSNPYEGERRPGTVGLPLPGVELRLDGGHEGEVMLRGPNVFAGYWRNPDATAEAIDASGWFHTGDLGSYDERGYLRIEGRTKELIITGGYNVYPREVEELLLEHPAVAEVAVVGTPSEEWGEVVTAYVVASGEPPAPDDLLAFTADRLASFKRPRSVRYVDKLPRNALGKVLKHELGR, from the coding sequence ATGACCAGCGAAGAGGGGCAGGGCTGGGAGATCCACCTGCCCCCGGGCGTGGACCCGGACAGCCTCGACCTGCTCGCCGAAGGGAGCCTGCCGGCCGCGTGGCGGCGGCGGGCCGAGGCGGCGCCTGGCCGGCCCTCGCTCTGGGACGCGGGCCGGGGCTGGACGACTCAGGCTGGGCTCCAGGAGGCCAGCCGGCTGGTGGCCGGGCGGCTCCACCGGGCCGGGCTGCGGCCCGGCGACCGCGTGCTGTGCAGCGCCGGGCCCTCGCTCGCGCTGGTCGAGGCCTACGTCGGCCTGCTCCGCCTCGGCGCCGTCGCGGTCCCGGTCAACACCGCCTACACCGAGCGCGAGATCGCCCACATCGTCGGCGACGCCGAGCCTCGCGCGGCCGTCATGGACGACGGCGAGCGGGCCGCCTGGGCCCGCCGGGCCGCCGGCGGCGACCTGCTGACCCTCGCGCCGGAGGTCGACCTGCCAGCCGGGGACCCCCCCGACCTGGACGCGGCCGGGCCGGGCGAACCGGCGCTCCTCTGCTACACCTCGGGCACCACCGGCGCGCCCAAGGGGGCCGTGCTCAGCCACGCCAACCTGCTGGCCGGCGCCGAGGCGCTCCGCCTGGCCTGGCGCTGGACCGAGGAGGACCGGCTGCTGCTGGCGCTCCCGCTGTTCCACGTCCACGGGCTCTGCGTCGGGCTCCACGGGACCCTGCTCGCGGGTGCGTCCGCGGCGCTGCTGCCCCGCTTCACGGCCCACGGGATGCTCGACGCCGCCCGGGAGCACGCGCCCACCCTGTTCTTCGGCGTGCCAACGATGTACACGCGGCTGGCCGCCTCCCCCCGGGTCGGCGAGCTGGCCCGGCTGCGGCTCTGCGTCTCGGGCTCGGCGCCCCTGCCACCGACGGTGTCCGAGCGGCTGGCCGAGCATGGCGGCCAGTGCATTCTCGAGCGGTACGGGATGACCGAGACGCTCATGAACGTCTCCAACCCCTACGAGGGAGAGCGGCGGCCGGGCACCGTGGGGCTGCCCCTGCCAGGCGTCGAGCTGCGGCTGGACGGCGGCCACGAGGGCGAGGTGATGCTGCGGGGGCCGAACGTGTTCGCCGGCTACTGGCGCAACCCGGATGCCACCGCCGAGGCGATCGACGCGAGCGGCTGGTTCCACACCGGCGACCTCGGCAGCTACGACGAGCGCGGGTACCTCCGCATCGAGGGGCGCACCAAGGAGCTGATCATCACCGGCGGCTACAACGTCTACCCGCGCGAGGTCGAGGAGCTGCTGCTCGAGCACCCGGCGGTCGCCGAGGTCGCGGTCGTGGGCACGCCGTCGGAGGAGTGGGGCGAGGTCGTCACCGCCTACGTCGTGGCCAGTGGCGAGCCGCCCGCGCCCGACGACCTGCTCGCCTTCACCGCCGACCGCCTGGCCTCGTTCAAGCGTCCGCGGAGCGTCCGCTACGTCGACAAGCTGCCCCGCAACGCCCTCGGCAAGGTGCTCAAGCACGAGCTCGGACGTTGA